From Pseudomonadota bacterium, one genomic window encodes:
- a CDS encoding ATP-binding protein, translating into MSISEAELLKDAFNGFSRASDSIVNYYNVLESQIRLLKEEVESKNRELEKAKEYLYNILDSIPVGIVVVDQKSISFLNKTAERLSSEKFIDDLNNSSQKAGEIKNGKGQYRWKKDVLRNGFTGKEVIVIEDVTEFEKMKERFERDERLRAMGEMAARIAHEIKNPLGSMELFLSMLSDRKLKPKEKKYVDYIHFGVQTIDRIINNILSYTRPRSLVMNEEKIDKVVEETLDFMKLSIMSRNINVHYDVHYDGVSFFDPDMMKLVIMNFISNAIDAVTGKGSIRIEIKEEGKYVVIVVNDNGAGMSEDVRKNIFNPFFTTKDKGVGLGLFIVHNIVQAHKGYIEVESTEGVGTTFFVYIPKDSQ; encoded by the coding sequence ATGTCCATTTCAGAAGCAGAATTGCTGAAAGATGCGTTTAACGGGTTTTCAAGGGCCTCTGATTCCATAGTTAATTATTATAATGTTCTTGAGAGCCAGATAAGACTCTTAAAAGAAGAGGTAGAAAGTAAAAACAGGGAGTTAGAAAAGGCTAAGGAGTACCTGTATAATATACTTGATTCTATTCCGGTAGGCATTGTTGTTGTTGATCAGAAATCCATATCGTTTTTAAATAAAACAGCAGAAAGGCTGAGTTCAGAGAAATTTATTGATGACCTGAATAACAGCAGCCAGAAGGCTGGTGAGATCAAAAATGGTAAAGGTCAATACAGATGGAAAAAGGATGTATTGAGGAACGGCTTTACAGGCAAAGAAGTAATAGTCATTGAAGATGTAACTGAGTTTGAAAAGATGAAAGAGAGGTTTGAAAGGGATGAGAGATTACGGGCTATGGGCGAAATGGCTGCCAGGATCGCCCATGAAATAAAGAACCCTCTCGGCAGTATGGAGCTTTTTCTTTCAATGCTGTCGGATAGAAAGCTGAAACCCAAAGAGAAAAAATATGTCGACTATATACATTTCGGTGTGCAGACGATCGACAGGATTATTAATAACATTCTTTCTTATACGAGGCCAAGAAGCCTTGTAATGAATGAAGAAAAGATAGACAAGGTGGTTGAAGAGACACTGGATTTTATGAAACTGTCGATTATGAGCAGGAATATAAATGTTCATTATGATGTTCATTATGACGGGGTTTCTTTTTTTGATCCCGATATGATGAAGCTTGTAATAATGAACTTCATCAGCAATGCCATTGATGCAGTGACCGGCAAGGGCTCGATACGAATTGAAATAAAGGAAGAAGGAAAATATGTAGTAATCGTCGTTAACGATAACGGTGCTGGAATGAGCGAGGATGTAAGAAAGAACATATTTAATCCGTTTTTTACAACAAAAGACAAAGGTGTTGGACTTGGGCTTTTTATCGTGCACAACATCGTGCAAGCCCATAAGGGATACATAGAGGTAGAGTCAACCGAAGGTGTTGGTACAACATTTTTTGTTTATATTCCAAAGGACAGCCAATGA
- a CDS encoding sigma-54 dependent transcriptional regulator yields the protein MKTNVLVIDDDYHMRVALKESLTKTGYTVFLAENGMKAINEISKRIFDLVITDVKMPHLNGIELLKHIRKEHPLLPVILVTAYGTIQDAVSVIKEGAFDYIQKPFTADTLYSTIKRAIGVNNGKIIYASKAIKDVLMKAEKVAKSDVTVLVLGESGVGKELISRFIHENSDRPKSPFVPVNCASLPENLLESELFGYEKGAFTGAYSRKMGKFEIADRGTILLDEITEMDFRLQAKLLRVLQEKEIEVVGSKYPKKIDARVIATTNRNIVKLVEEGKFREDLYYRLNVFPIYVPPLRERKEDIPELVAYFLRKHSKGMDVSINEEAMNFLMENNWKGNARELENVIARACILSNYSVIKLTHLQEMTFAQDSSRGSIREMEMKLILDALKTCNGNRTRAASMLGKTTRTLRNKIKEYKDTGILPATEDKQWMS from the coding sequence ATGAAGACCAACGTGCTTGTTATTGATGATGATTATCATATGAGGGTTGCCCTGAAGGAATCCCTGACAAAAACAGGATATACAGTTTTCCTTGCTGAGAACGGTATGAAGGCAATTAATGAAATAAGCAAACGTATTTTTGATCTTGTTATAACGGATGTTAAAATGCCACATTTAAATGGCATCGAACTCTTAAAACATATACGGAAAGAACATCCCTTGCTGCCGGTAATTCTTGTTACTGCCTACGGGACAATTCAGGATGCAGTGAGTGTAATAAAAGAGGGCGCGTTTGATTATATTCAAAAGCCTTTTACCGCCGATACACTCTACAGTACAATAAAACGTGCCATCGGCGTGAACAACGGAAAGATTATCTATGCTTCAAAGGCTATCAAGGATGTTCTTATGAAAGCGGAAAAGGTTGCAAAGTCGGATGTCACTGTGCTCGTTCTTGGTGAAAGCGGTGTTGGTAAAGAACTTATTTCACGCTTTATTCATGAAAACAGCGACAGGCCTAAGAGTCCTTTTGTACCGGTAAACTGTGCGTCCTTACCCGAAAATCTCCTTGAAAGTGAACTTTTTGGTTATGAAAAAGGTGCATTCACCGGTGCTTATTCAAGGAAAATGGGTAAATTTGAGATAGCCGACAGAGGAACGATACTCCTTGACGAAATAACAGAGATGGATTTCAGGCTCCAGGCCAAGTTGCTAAGGGTATTGCAGGAAAAGGAAATAGAGGTAGTTGGCTCGAAGTATCCTAAGAAGATCGATGCAAGGGTTATTGCAACGACGAACAGAAATATTGTGAAACTGGTGGAGGAAGGCAAATTCCGCGAAGATCTTTATTATCGGCTCAATGTCTTTCCGATATATGTTCCCCCGCTAAGGGAAAGGAAAGAGGATATCCCGGAGCTTGTGGCATATTTTTTGCGTAAGCATTCAAAAGGTATGGACGTGAGTATAAACGAAGAAGCAATGAATTTTTTAATGGAAAACAATTGGAAAGGTAATGCACGAGAGCTTGAGAACGTCATTGCAAGGGCGTGCATCTTATCTAATTACTCTGTTATAAAATTGACACATTTACAGGAAATGACATTTGCCCAGGATAGTTCACGGGGGTCGATCAGGGAAATGGAGATGAAGCTCATCCTGGATGCACTTAAAACCTGTAATGGAAATAGAACAAGGGCTGCATCGATGCTTGGTAAAACAACAAGAACCCTGAGAAACAAAATTAAGGAATACAAAGACACGGGTATCCTGCCCGCAACAGAGGACAAACAATGGATGTCTTGA
- the flgC gene encoding flagellar basal body rod protein FlgC — MSILDILRISASGLKAQRIRMEVIATNLANIQTTRTDEGGPYAKKEVVFTTADVSEAGGFGKMFSEKIEGVKVEEIANSKKHFEKAYDPGHPDADQEGYVTSPNVNLMEEMADMISATRAYEANINVVNTTKEMFLKTLEIGK; from the coding sequence ATGAGCATTCTTGACATTTTAAGAATAAGTGCGTCAGGGTTGAAAGCCCAGCGGATAAGGATGGAAGTGATAGCAACAAACCTCGCCAATATACAAACCACAAGGACTGACGAAGGCGGTCCCTACGCGAAAAAAGAGGTTGTTTTCACAACGGCGGATGTTTCTGAAGCAGGCGGATTCGGCAAAATGTTTTCCGAGAAGATTGAGGGAGTGAAGGTTGAGGAAATTGCCAATAGCAAAAAACATTTTGAAAAGGCATATGATCCTGGCCATCCCGATGCAGACCAAGAGGGATACGTGACCAGTCCAAATGTCAATCTTATGGAAGAAATGGCAGACATGATATCGGCTACCAGGGCGTATGAAGCAAATATAAATGTTGTTAACACGACAAAAGAGATGTTCCTAAAAACGCTTGAAATAGGTAAGTAG
- the fliE gene encoding flagellar hook-basal body complex protein FliE, translating into MKIEALQLPNFAEKKGATEVKGSASFTEILKDSMNKANELQKEADQETQKIAKMESVDIHTAMIAAEKASLTFQTMMQVRNKIIEAYGEIMRMQV; encoded by the coding sequence ATGAAGATTGAAGCATTACAGCTACCCAACTTTGCTGAAAAAAAGGGTGCCACGGAGGTGAAGGGATCTGCTTCGTTCACAGAAATTTTAAAAGATTCTATGAACAAGGCGAATGAACTGCAGAAAGAAGCAGACCAGGAAACCCAAAAGATTGCAAAAATGGAAAGCGTGGATATACATACTGCTATGATTGCCGCTGAAAAGGCAAGCCTGACATTCCAGACCATGATGCAGGTACGGAATAAGATAATAGAGGCTTATGGAGAAATTATGAGGATGCAGGTGTAA
- the fliF gene encoding flagellar basal-body MS-ring/collar protein FliF, with product MAATELLLNNAKSYITNVPKNKLYLYLFLFVSIVGGSVLGLSFLQKEDYQTLFSGLAVEDASMIVAKLKEQKVPYKLGLGGTTVYVPKEKVYDVRLLLASQNALPGNSGVGFELFDKTNYGMTEFMQNINYKRAIQGELARTINQMPEVKTSRVHIALPERTLFYDREKQVTASIFLKLKPGKALPKEQVAGIVQFVASSIEGLKAENITVIDSSGKILYKSGDASSPIVLSGQQYELQKNVERKFEESIQSLLNTFLPASRSIVRASVELNLRKVETVEEEYNPEKAVVATSKKSREMVASRAAKAGGVPGVASNTPNAPKKEGNKNKGNQENPDKAKESEREEEHKTYELTKTIRKIVEPYGDIKKLSLAVVVDGKYEKVKGQKGEESRYAPRSQKELQDIKNLIARAVGYNEQRGDKLEVQSAPFEIENVAEDKSLLESSNKKEMIYNIGKYVFYLAILLSIFTFVVKPVIGLFKDRAGSIAMRQVSGIKDTYAGSKGAINDASAKGGADSTPVLSKAQPAFASALQDKALVKSIIKEWVRERS from the coding sequence ATGGCGGCAACAGAGTTGCTTTTGAACAACGCGAAAAGCTATATCACGAATGTCCCGAAAAACAAGCTCTATCTATATTTGTTTCTTTTTGTATCTATCGTAGGGGGCTCTGTTCTTGGTTTATCTTTTCTCCAGAAAGAGGACTATCAAACCCTTTTCTCCGGTCTGGCTGTTGAGGATGCTTCAATGATTGTTGCAAAGCTGAAGGAGCAAAAAGTCCCTTATAAGTTAGGGTTGGGCGGGACAACCGTATATGTACCAAAAGAAAAGGTTTATGATGTAAGGCTTTTGCTCGCTTCACAGAATGCATTGCCAGGGAATAGCGGGGTAGGCTTTGAACTTTTTGATAAAACCAACTATGGCATGACTGAATTTATGCAGAACATTAACTATAAACGGGCAATCCAAGGAGAATTGGCAAGGACAATTAACCAGATGCCTGAAGTAAAAACATCCCGTGTCCATATTGCTCTTCCGGAAAGGACACTTTTTTACGATAGAGAAAAACAAGTAACTGCATCTATTTTTTTAAAACTTAAACCAGGGAAGGCCCTCCCAAAAGAGCAGGTTGCAGGAATTGTCCAGTTTGTGGCAAGCAGCATCGAAGGTCTCAAGGCAGAAAACATAACAGTAATAGATTCCTCAGGGAAAATACTTTACAAAAGTGGGGATGCAAGTTCGCCGATTGTCCTCTCCGGACAACAATATGAACTTCAGAAGAACGTAGAACGAAAATTCGAGGAATCCATCCAATCACTGCTTAATACTTTTCTACCGGCGAGCAGGTCTATAGTGAGGGCAAGTGTTGAGCTTAACCTGAGAAAGGTAGAAACAGTTGAAGAAGAGTATAATCCCGAAAAGGCCGTTGTAGCAACCTCAAAAAAGAGCAGGGAAATGGTTGCAAGCAGAGCAGCAAAAGCTGGAGGTGTTCCGGGCGTAGCATCCAATACTCCTAATGCACCAAAAAAAGAGGGGAATAAGAATAAGGGAAATCAGGAGAACCCGGACAAAGCCAAAGAATCCGAAAGAGAAGAGGAACATAAAACGTATGAACTCACTAAAACCATTAGAAAAATTGTAGAACCTTATGGAGATATCAAAAAGCTCTCCCTTGCAGTAGTGGTTGATGGCAAATACGAGAAAGTTAAAGGACAAAAAGGGGAGGAATCGAGATATGCCCCAAGATCCCAGAAAGAATTGCAAGACATAAAGAATTTGATTGCCAGGGCGGTTGGATATAATGAGCAACGCGGCGATAAATTGGAAGTGCAAAGTGCGCCGTTTGAGATTGAAAATGTAGCCGAGGATAAAAGTTTATTGGAAAGTTCGAATAAAAAAGAGATGATATACAATATAGGGAAATATGTCTTTTATTTGGCAATACTTCTTTCGATCTTTACCTTTGTCGTAAAGCCTGTAATAGGCTTGTTCAAAGATAGAGCTGGATCAATAGCTATGAGACAAGTCAGCGGCATAAAGGATACGTATGCAGGAAGCAAAGGCGCTATAAACGATGCCAGTGCCAAAGGAGGCGCCGATTCCACGCCTGTCTTAAGCAAAGCACAGCCAGCCTTTGCGAGCGCACTCCAGGATAAAGCCCTTGTAAAATCTATTATTAAAGAATGGGTCAGGGAGAGAAGCTAA
- the fliG gene encoding flagellar motor switch protein FliG encodes MDVSDITGARKAAILLLTMDEELSKEILKEFEKDEIETIGREIANLKYIPENTVRLVHGEFLKSLEKSGLAVVDGQNKFKALMKKSLGNETADAIFDSMGGKEGAPGDFLRTCDSRLLAATIKGEHSQTISLIVSLLPSKKACEVIGMLPGNMQGDVITRMANLGRVDKNVLSEIEGIMREQLQDLGVGEEKQMGGVSAVANILNQMDKTREGEILGIIEEMNPELAERIKQFMFTFEDLIKLDNKSIQSLLKEISTEDLAIALKGASDTIKAKIFTNMSERAAAMLKEDLEAMGPVRLSEVDQAQKRIALTAKRLEAEGKIIITGENEKFV; translated from the coding sequence ATGGATGTCTCTGATATTACAGGCGCAAGAAAGGCAGCAATACTGCTTTTAACAATGGATGAAGAATTATCCAAGGAGATCCTGAAGGAGTTTGAAAAAGATGAGATAGAAACGATCGGGAGGGAAATAGCAAATTTAAAGTATATCCCTGAAAATACAGTAAGGCTGGTTCATGGCGAATTCTTGAAAAGCCTTGAAAAAAGCGGTTTAGCTGTTGTAGATGGGCAAAACAAGTTTAAAGCACTCATGAAGAAGAGCCTGGGCAATGAAACGGCAGACGCTATTTTTGACTCAATGGGGGGCAAAGAAGGCGCACCAGGTGACTTCCTGAGGACCTGCGACTCAAGATTGCTTGCGGCTACCATTAAAGGGGAACATTCCCAGACTATTTCACTTATTGTATCACTCTTGCCTTCAAAGAAGGCCTGCGAGGTAATCGGTATGCTCCCGGGAAATATGCAGGGAGATGTAATAACAAGAATGGCAAATCTCGGTAGAGTAGACAAGAATGTTTTGTCAGAGATTGAAGGTATTATGCGCGAACAACTGCAAGATTTAGGGGTTGGTGAAGAAAAACAGATGGGCGGAGTAAGCGCCGTAGCAAACATTCTTAACCAGATGGATAAAACTCGAGAGGGCGAAATCCTTGGAATTATCGAAGAAATGAATCCTGAACTTGCAGAAAGAATAAAACAATTTATGTTTACCTTCGAAGATCTTATCAAACTTGACAATAAGAGTATCCAGAGCCTTCTCAAAGAGATTTCCACAGAGGATCTTGCCATAGCCTTAAAAGGCGCATCAGATACCATAAAAGCAAAGATCTTTACCAATATGTCAGAAAGGGCAGCTGCCATGCTTAAAGAAGATCTCGAGGCAATGGGCCCGGTAAGGTTATCAGAGGTTGATCAGGCACAGAAAAGGATTGCGTTAACGGCAAAAAGACTTGAGGCTGAAGGAAAGATCATCATTACAGGTGAAAATGAAAAATTCGTATAA
- a CDS encoding FliH/SctL family protein yields the protein MKNSYNKKEVHPLTLNSFADILPNDENVKFISFFGSSPEKKGHWQEVGRQLKNEADIETETRKVFEDAYKEGEKAGFEVGMKKVEPLIRRLNGDIAALSAFKEELYKKAEEMSVELALVFAEAIVLQECTKNRDIVLNMAKKALEICEEKHEITIRIRRDDIRYISEDAISSLKVIPDDTLKDPGFIIESNFGAIDGTIATQIEELKKEFCKEYADR from the coding sequence ATGAAAAATTCGTATAATAAAAAAGAGGTTCACCCGCTTACCTTAAATTCCTTTGCCGATATTCTCCCAAATGATGAAAATGTCAAATTTATCTCTTTTTTCGGTAGTTCCCCTGAAAAAAAAGGACATTGGCAGGAAGTTGGAAGGCAATTAAAGAACGAGGCAGATATCGAAACCGAGACAAGAAAGGTATTCGAAGATGCATATAAGGAGGGCGAAAAAGCAGGATTCGAAGTAGGCATGAAAAAGGTTGAGCCTCTTATTAGAAGACTAAATGGAGATATAGCTGCGTTGTCTGCATTTAAAGAAGAGCTTTATAAAAAAGCAGAAGAAATGTCGGTTGAACTGGCGTTGGTGTTTGCAGAGGCTATTGTCTTGCAAGAGTGTACAAAAAACAGGGATATTGTTCTTAATATGGCAAAAAAGGCACTTGAAATTTGTGAAGAAAAACACGAAATAACCATCAGAATCAGAAGAGATGATATCAGATATATTTCGGAAGACGCCATAAGTTCATTAAAAGTTATACCGGATGATACATTGAAGGACCCAGGTTTTATCATTGAGTCAAATTTTGGTGCTATAGACGGAACTATTGCCACACAGATAGAGGAACTGAAAAAAGAGTTTTGCAAGGAATATGCAGACAGATGA
- a CDS encoding FliI/YscN family ATPase, which produces MQTDEKLLVIREALKGFYPYKVYGKVNQVVGLVIEGKGPISSVGDAALIHPVDGTSPINAEVVGFKDGKTLLMPLGDLRGIGVGSKILSRKQTVNVAVGEGLLGRVIDGLGNPMDGKGPINCSDFVPVYRETVNPMKKKRILDPLDLGIRSMNGLLTCGKGQRIGIFAGSGVGKSVLLGMIARHTEADINVIGLIGERGREVREFIEKDLGDGLGRSVVIVATSDQPPLIRVRGAFLTVAIAEYFRDVGNNVLLMMDSLTRFSMAQREVGLAIGEPPTSKGYTPSVFSLLAKLLERTGNGEKDGTMTAIYTVLVEGDDLDDPIADAARSILDGHVVLSRKLADMNQYPPIDVLKSISRTMKDIVPGEQTEYAGRIIGILSEYERAEDLINIGAYNPGSNEKIDYSISMMDKVRTFLTQGVDEKVTLEDSRNSMKILFYV; this is translated from the coding sequence ATGCAGACAGATGAAAAGTTGCTTGTTATTCGAGAAGCACTAAAAGGTTTTTACCCCTACAAGGTATACGGCAAAGTAAATCAGGTGGTAGGGCTTGTCATTGAAGGGAAAGGTCCCATATCATCGGTTGGCGATGCAGCGCTGATTCATCCGGTGGACGGAACTTCGCCGATTAATGCTGAAGTTGTTGGTTTCAAAGACGGGAAGACCCTACTTATGCCTCTTGGCGACTTAAGGGGGATCGGGGTAGGATCAAAGATACTTTCAAGAAAACAGACGGTAAATGTTGCCGTGGGTGAAGGCCTCCTCGGAAGGGTTATAGACGGACTTGGAAATCCCATGGATGGCAAGGGGCCCATTAATTGTTCTGATTTTGTGCCTGTTTACAGAGAGACGGTAAACCCTATGAAAAAAAAGAGGATTCTTGACCCTCTCGACCTTGGCATACGGAGTATGAACGGCCTTCTTACCTGCGGGAAGGGACAGAGAATAGGGATATTTGCAGGCTCAGGTGTCGGAAAAAGTGTGCTCCTTGGCATGATTGCAAGACATACAGAAGCAGACATTAATGTCATAGGGCTCATCGGCGAACGAGGAAGAGAGGTGCGGGAGTTTATTGAAAAGGACCTCGGGGATGGTTTGGGTCGCTCTGTCGTTATCGTTGCTACCTCGGACCAGCCGCCTCTTATCAGGGTAAGGGGGGCATTTTTAACCGTTGCTATTGCCGAATACTTCAGGGATGTGGGTAACAATGTGCTTCTGATGATGGATTCACTTACGAGATTCAGCATGGCACAGCGGGAAGTGGGGCTTGCAATCGGCGAACCCCCGACATCAAAGGGGTATACGCCAAGCGTGTTTTCTCTTCTCGCAAAACTCCTGGAAAGGACAGGGAACGGCGAAAAAGATGGTACTATGACAGCAATATATACAGTGTTAGTAGAAGGCGATGACCTCGATGACCCCATTGCAGATGCAGCCAGATCAATTCTCGATGGGCACGTTGTTCTCTCGAGGAAGCTGGCAGACATGAATCAATATCCCCCCATCGATGTTTTAAAAAGCATCAGCAGAACCATGAAGGATATTGTGCCGGGAGAACAGACAGAGTATGCAGGCAGGATAATCGGAATCCTCTCAGAATATGAGAGGGCTGAGGATTTGATCAATATAGGCGCCTACAACCCCGGGAGTAATGAAAAAATCGATTATTCCATATCCATGATGGATAAAGTGAGGACATTTCTGACCCAGGGTGTGGACGAAAAGGTAACCCTTGAGGATTCCCGGAACAGTATGAAGATACTATTCTATGTGTAA
- a CDS encoding flagellar export protein FliJ: MSTQRIERIIDLKEKLMEDKQREIENTLGLMNKITNGIIGIDNNINSNYERMTITSISGNDFCVIKDNLTYLENRKSELMEQKEAYNKKVSILRMELIEQAREVKKLETLESKTLQVIKKARNRKEQKSLDEIALKKQNI; encoded by the coding sequence ATGTCAACACAGCGCATAGAGAGAATCATAGACCTCAAAGAAAAGCTCATGGAGGACAAACAGAGGGAAATTGAAAATACTCTCGGTTTAATGAATAAAATAACAAATGGCATTATTGGTATAGATAACAATATTAATTCAAATTATGAGCGTATGACTATAACAAGCATAAGTGGAAACGATTTTTGCGTAATAAAAGATAACCTGACATACCTTGAAAACAGGAAAAGCGAACTCATGGAACAGAAAGAGGCATATAACAAAAAGGTGAGTATACTCAGGATGGAACTGATTGAACAGGCAAGAGAAGTAAAAAAACTTGAAACGTTAGAATCGAAGACCCTCCAGGTCATCAAAAAGGCTCGAAACAGAAAAGAACAAAAATCTCTCGATGAAATTGCCCTGAAAAAACAGAATATTTAG